A region of the Candidatus Zixiibacteriota bacterium genome:
GGAAAGCCCCTCGGGAGCGATCCGCCTGGCGAGCTCGGCGGGATCGATCTCGACGCGGGCGCCGGGGAGCCGACCAGCGGCCAGGTCGGCGGCGAAATTCGTCCGCGCCAGCAAGGTGTCGGCGCTGATCCAGGAGTCTCCCACGTCGGAGAAACCCGTGGGAGGCTGGGCGAGAAAGAGAGGCTCTCCCATCCTCGCCAGATAACTCAGCAGGGGACGCGATATCTGGGCGTCGGCGCCGGTGGCGCGAAGCGCGCTGGCGACGAACTCCAGCGGCTTCTTGATCTTTGCCCGGTAGTTTTCGGGCGAATAGAACTCCGGCGAGTCGAAGATCGCACGCAGGACCGCGGGAATGTCGCCGTCGCTTCGGCGGAAGGCTTCGGCGGTGCGATCGACGAGCGACGGCGGCGGCCGATCCGAAACGAAGCGCCGGGCGAGCTTCAGGGCGATCAGGCGGGCCGTCGCCGGATGGCCCGCGAGGAGATCGATCACTTTCATGCCGTCGTTGATGCCGCCGCCCGGCGGGATCCGGAGGCCCAGCACGTTTTTTTCTCCTGGGTCGTGCATCCGTGGATTGAAGACGAAGGCGGCCTCGCCGCGAGGCCTGCGCACCGTCCAGCCGGTAAAACAGCGCGCCACTTCCTGCACGTCGCTTTGCGTGTATCCGCCGTCGACCCCGAGGGTGTGCAGCTCCATCAGCTCGCGGGCGTAATTTTCGTTCAATCCCCGCCGGAGGCGGTTTCCCTGTCGCGCGGCCGGGGCATCGGGTCCGACACTCAGCCAGTTGTCGAGATAGAACAGCATCGCCGGGCTTTGCGCGGTCGCCAACAGCAGGTCGCGGAATCGGCCGAGCGCTCGGGGCCGAATCGTGTCGCGGTCGTAGGCGGTCGTCATCCAGCGGTTTGCGCCCTTGGCGGCGAAGATGTTGAAATGGTTCGTCCAGAAATCGACCATCACCTCGTAGAGCTGCCGGCGGCTGTGCACGGCCCTCAGCAACCGGGCTTGCTGCAGCTCGAAGATGACCACGCGGGGTCCCTGCATCGCCTCCATGCCGGCCTGTCGCTGTTGCGCCGCTGCGGGGGGATAGAGGCGGATCAGCTCCTCGCTCGTCAGCCGAATGGTCTTGAG
Encoded here:
- a CDS encoding DUF1800 domain-containing protein, with product MSEPLTLDQKVVHFLNRTSFGPTPETIARARKIGIPAFLEEQLNPDRISDAEVEERISGLKTIRLTSEELIRLYPPAAAQQRQAGMEAMQGPRVVIFELQQARLLRAVHSRRQLYEVMVDFWTNHFNIFAAKGANRWMTTAYDRDTIRPRALGRFRDLLLATAQSPAMLFYLDNWLSVGPDAPAARQGNRLRRGLNENYARELMELHTLGVDGGYTQSDVQEVARCFTGWTVRRPRGEAAFVFNPRMHDPGEKNVLGLRIPPGGGINDGMKVIDLLAGHPATARLIALKLARRFVSDRPPPSLVDRTAEAFRRSDGDIPAVLRAIFDSPEFYSPENYRAKIKKPLEFVASALRATGADAQISRPLLSYLARMGEPLFLAQPPTGFSDVGDSWISADTLLARTNFAADLAAGRLPGARVEIDPAELARRIAPEGLSAATRAVLSGVGATHRTALLLASPEFQRR